The following proteins are co-located in the Solanum pennellii chromosome 1, SPENNV200 genome:
- the LOC107013517 gene encoding mRNA-decapping enzyme-like protein: MSQNGKLMPNLDQNSKKLLNLTVLQRIDPFVEEILITAAHVTLYEFNIDNSQWSRKDVEGSLFVVKRSAQPRFQFIVMNRRNTDNLVEDLLGDFEFELQLPYLLYRNSSQEVNGIWFYNSRECEEVANLFNRILSAYSKVPTKFKLPTNQSEFEELEAVPSMSVMDGPLEPSSTTSNTADVPDDRSFVNFFSNAMRIGSGPNAAVQGQSYDSAAVVLPSSRPPPAVPPSSAPAPSPSPPLSTSLTLMPTVDAPEPDTSARRSSNLVKPSSFVGPPPSSSPLIPPVSSSVPTAPPLHSPGNLQCHYGAPLLQPFPPPNLPPSLTPTSAPSPNNGHVISRDKVREAFLMLVQDNQFIDMVYRALVNAHHT, from the exons ATGTCTCAGAACGGGAAATTAATGCCTAATTTGGACCAAAACAGTAAAAAACTTCTTAACTTAACGGTTCTTCAGAGAATAGATCCATTTGTTGAAGAAATCTTGATTACTGCTGCTCATGTTACTCTATATGAATTCAATATCGATAATAGCCAATGG AGTCGAAAGGATGTGGAAGGATCCTTGTTTGTTGTCAAGAG GAGTGCTCAACCTCGGTTTCAGTTCATTGTTATGAACCGCAGAAATACAg ATAATTTGGTGGAGGATCTTTTGGGAGATTTTGAGTTCGAGCTCCAGCTCCCATATTTATTATATCGAAATTCTTCACAAGAAGTAAATGGCATATGGTTCTACAATTCACGTGAATGTGAAGAAGTTGCAAACCTCTTTAACAG GATACTGAGTGCTTATTCCAAGGTGCCTACCAAGTTCAAATTACCAACCAACCAGAG TGAATTTGAAGAGCTGGAAGCAGTTCCAAGCATGTCGGTAATGGATGGTCCCCTGGAGCCATCATCTACTACATCAAATACTGCAGATGTCCCAGATGATCGTTCCTTCGTGAATTTTTTCAGT AATGCTATGAGAATTGGTAGTGGTCCAAATGCTGCAGTTCAGGGACAGTCGTATGACTCAGCTGCAGTAGTCCTACCTTCTTCTCGTCCTCCTCCTGCTGTACCTCCCTCTTCAGCACCTGCACCGTCTCCATCTCCTCCTCTTTCTACATCTTTGACTTTGATGCCTACAGTCGATGCTCCTGAACCTGATACCAGTGCTAGAAGGTCTTCAAATCTCGTTAAGCCATCATCATTCGTTGGTCCTCCTCCTTCCTCTTCTCCACTGATACCTCCTGTCTCTTCATCTGTGCCTACTGCTCCTCCACTTCATTCCCCTGGGAATCTTCAATGCCATTACGGAGCTCCTTTGCTTCAGCCATTTCCTCCTCCGAATCTGCCTCCATCTCTCACTCCTACTTCTGCTCCTAGCCCAAACAATGGACATGTCATTAGCAGAGACAAAGTGCGGGAGGCATTTTTGATGCTTGTTCAA GATAACCAATTCATTGACATGGTATACCGCGCTCTTGTGAACGCTCATCATACATGA
- the LOC107030090 gene encoding peroxidase 60-like, which yields MSKALALVVVLFFVGFFGECYGELRVGFYKGKCGITDVEVVVKKVVETWHFTKREKDIAAALLRMQFHDCFVNGCDASILLDGNNSEKKAGPNSSVRGYELIDAIKEALEARCKGLVSCADIISMATRDAVVLSGGKWYNVETGRKDGKVSLASNVDLPSPSISVSDSIKVFGKKNISPIDMVYLLGGHTVGNTRCSLIQDRIYNFNNTGVRDPTMSNWLFSELIKKCPRVSSFDNNVPLDMKTPSFVDNSFFQEIQKGNGVLKIDQQVALDGLTKKIVGDIVKDPNFFTKFGEAMVKLGRVEVLIDGQGEVRTSCRVVNKKSFFFGFFN from the exons ATGTCTAAAGCATTGGCACTTGTGGTTGTGTTATTTTTTGTGGGATTTTTTGGTGAATGTTATGGGGAACTTAGAGTTGGATTTTACAAAGGAAAATGTGGTATAACagatgttgaagttgttgttaaAAAAGTTGTTGAAACATGGCATTTTACAAAGAGGGAAAAAGATATTGCAGCTGCTCTTCTACGTATGCAATTTCATGATTGCTTTGTTAAT GGTTGTGATGCATCAATTCTATTGGATGGAAATAATAGTGAGAAAAAAGCAGGCCCAAATTCAAGTGTTAGGGGTTATGAACTCATTGATGCTATTAAAGAAGCTTTAGAGGCAAGATGCAAAGGCCTTGTCTCTTGTGCTGACATTATTTCTATGGCAACTAGAGATGCTGTTGTTTTg AGTGGAGGAAAATGGTACAATGTAGAAACAGGAAGAAAGGATGGGAAAGTTTCCTTAGCATCAAATGTCGATCTTCCTTCTCCATCTATTTCAGTCTCTGATTCCATCAAAGTCTTTggcaagaaaaatatttctccaATAGACATGGTTTATCTTCTag GTGGCCACACTGTTGGAAACACTCGTTGCTCACTCATCCAAGATAGGATATACAACTTCAATAATACAGGTGTTCGTGATCCAACCATGAGCAATTGGCTATTTTCTGAGTTAATAAAGAAGTGTCCTAGGGTTTCATCCTTTGATAACAATGTTCCTCTTGATATGAAGACTCCATCATTTGTTGATAACtcattttttcaagaaattcaaaagGGTAATGGGGTTCTTAAAATTGATCAACAAGTAGCATTGGATGGATTGACAAAGAAAATTGTAGGTGATATTGTCAAAGACCCTAATTTTTTCACTAAGTTTGGAGAAGCCATGGTGAAATTGGGTAGAGTTGAAGTACTAATTGATGGACAAGGAGAAGTGAGGACATCATGTAGGGTTGTGAATAagaagtcattcttttttggGTTTTTCAATTAG
- the LOC107030011 gene encoding peroxidase 57-like gives MSKALALVVVLFFVLFCEKCYGELRIGFYEGKCGLTNVEDVVQNVVNTWHIEKKEKDIPAALLRMQFHDCFVKGCDASILLDGFTSEKTAVPNSSVRGYELIDAIKEALEAKCQGLVSCADIISMATRDAVVLGGGKWYDVETGRRDGNVSLASNVNLPGATISVSDSIKLFASKRLTQYDMVYLLGGHTVGIARCSLFKDRIYNYNNTGGPDPSMSPWLLAELKERCPRISLFFDNTYPLDVKTPSLVDNSFFQEIKKGNGVLQIDQQIALDELTKNIVDDIVSDPDFYTKFGEAMVKLGRVEVLIDGQGEVRKSCRVVNEKPFIFGGFH, from the exons ATGTCTAAAGCATTGGCTCTTGTGGTGGTgttattttttgtgttattttgtgaaaaatgcTATGGGGAACTTAGAATTGGATTTTATGAAGGAAAATGTGGGTTGACAAATGTTGAAGATGTTGTCCAAAATGTTGTAAATACATGGCATATtgaaaagaaggaaaaggataTTCCAGCTGCTCTTCTACGTATGCAATTTCATGATTGTTTTGTTAAG GGTTGTGATGCATCAATTCTATTGGATGGATTCACCAGTGAGAAAACAGCAGTCCCAAATTCAAGTGTTAGGGGATATGAACTCATTGATGCTATTAAAGAAGCTTTAGAAGCAAAATGTCAAGGCTTAGTTTCTTGTGCTGATATTATTTCTATGGCAACTAGAGATGCTGTCGTCTTg GGTGGAGGAAAATGGTATGATGTAGAAACAGGACGAAGGGATGGAAATGTTTCCTTAGCATCTAATGTGAATCTTCCTGGTGCAACAATTTCAGTTTCTGATTCCATCAAACTCTTTGCaagcaaaagacttactcaatatGACATGGTTTATCTTCTAG GTGGCCACACCGTTGGAATTGCTCGTTGCTCACTCTTCAAAGATAGAATATACAACTACAATAATACTGGTGGTCCTGATCCAAGCATGAGCCCATGGCTATTGGCTGAATTAAAGGAAAGATGCCCtagaatttcattattttttgacaACACTTATCCTCTTGATGTGAAGACTCCATCTTTGGTagataattcattttttcaagaaattaaaaagggaaatgGGGTTCTTCAAATTGATCAACAAATAGCATTGGATGAATTGACAAAGAATATTGTGGATGATATTGTTAGTGATCCTGATTTTTACACTAAGTTTGGTGAGGCAATGGTCAAATTGGGTAGAGTTGAAGTATTGATTGATGGACAAGGTGAAGTGAGGAAATCATGTAGGGTTGTTAATGAGAAGCCATTTATTTTTGGAGGGTTCCATTAG